In Acidovorax sp. GBBC 1281, a single window of DNA contains:
- the metG gene encoding methionine--tRNA ligase, with protein MTARKIFVTTALPYANGNFHIGHIMEYIQADIWVRYQRMQGAQVNFVGADDAHGAPIMIAAEKAGKTPQQFVADIAAGRKPYLDGFHIAFDNWHNTDAPENHALAQQIYRDLKANGLIETRTIEQFFDPEKNMFLPDRFIKGECPRCHAKDQYGDNCENCGAVYAPTDLIQPFSALSGAKPVLKSSEHFFFKLSDPRCVDFLQEWTQNGVHVQPEVANKVKEWFTVRTNPDGSTSEGLGDWDISRDAPYFGIEIPDAPGKYFYVWLDAPVGYLASLKNLLEKRGEDYEAYMADPLLEQYHFIGKDIVTFHTLFWPAMLKFSGRKTPDKICVHGFLTVNNGEKMSKSRGTGLDPLKYLGLSMNPEWLRYYIAAKLNGRNEDIDFNPEDFMARVNSDLIGKFVNIASRAAGFIAKRFGGQLGAMSGDGQALLATLAGQGGTIAEALEKRDTARALREVMLLADRVNEYVDANKPWELAKQDGMDARLQDVCTTCIEAFRVLAIYLKPVLPALAAQVEAFLNVAPLAFADAQTLLGAGHTIGTYQHLMQRVDVKQLDALFEPPAAPEPEKTVPGGEEIAPTITIDDFAKIDLRIAQIVNCEPVEGSTKLLRLTLDVGEGRHRNVFSGIASAYQPADLIGKLTVMVANLAPRKMKFGISEGMVLAASHGDEKAHPGIHVLEPWPGATPGMRVR; from the coding sequence ATGACCGCACGCAAGATCTTCGTCACCACCGCCCTGCCGTATGCCAACGGCAACTTCCACATCGGCCACATCATGGAATACATCCAGGCCGACATCTGGGTGCGGTATCAAAGAATGCAGGGCGCCCAGGTGAACTTCGTGGGCGCGGACGATGCCCACGGCGCGCCGATCATGATCGCGGCCGAGAAGGCCGGCAAGACGCCCCAGCAGTTCGTGGCCGACATCGCCGCCGGCCGCAAGCCCTATCTGGACGGTTTTCACATCGCGTTCGACAACTGGCACAACACCGACGCGCCCGAGAACCACGCGCTCGCCCAGCAGATCTACCGCGACCTCAAGGCCAACGGCCTCATCGAGACGCGCACCATCGAGCAGTTCTTCGACCCCGAGAAGAACATGTTCCTGCCCGACCGCTTCATCAAGGGCGAATGCCCCCGGTGCCATGCCAAGGACCAGTACGGCGACAACTGCGAGAACTGCGGCGCCGTCTATGCGCCCACCGACCTCATCCAGCCCTTCTCGGCGCTGTCGGGCGCCAAGCCGGTGCTGAAAAGCTCGGAGCATTTCTTCTTCAAGCTCTCCGACCCGCGCTGCGTCGATTTTTTGCAGGAATGGACGCAGAACGGCGTGCACGTGCAGCCCGAGGTGGCCAACAAGGTCAAGGAATGGTTCACCGTGCGCACCAACCCGGACGGCAGCACCAGCGAGGGCCTGGGCGACTGGGACATCAGCCGCGACGCGCCCTACTTCGGCATCGAGATCCCCGATGCGCCGGGCAAGTACTTCTACGTGTGGCTGGACGCACCCGTGGGCTACCTCGCCTCGCTCAAGAACCTTCTGGAAAAGCGCGGCGAAGACTACGAGGCCTACATGGCCGACCCGCTGCTTGAGCAGTACCACTTCATCGGCAAGGACATCGTCACCTTCCACACCCTGTTCTGGCCCGCCATGCTGAAGTTCAGCGGCCGCAAGACGCCCGACAAGATCTGCGTGCACGGCTTTCTCACCGTGAACAACGGCGAGAAGATGAGCAAGAGCCGCGGTACGGGCCTGGACCCGCTCAAGTACCTGGGCCTGTCGATGAACCCCGAATGGCTGCGCTACTACATCGCCGCCAAGCTCAATGGCCGCAACGAGGACATCGACTTCAACCCCGAAGACTTCATGGCCCGGGTCAACAGCGACCTGATCGGCAAGTTCGTCAACATCGCCTCGCGCGCGGCAGGCTTCATCGCCAAGCGCTTCGGCGGCCAGCTGGGCGCCATGAGCGGCGACGGCCAGGCCCTGCTCGCCACGCTGGCGGGCCAGGGCGGCACCATCGCCGAGGCCCTCGAAAAGCGCGACACCGCCCGCGCCCTGCGCGAGGTGATGCTGCTGGCCGACCGCGTGAACGAGTACGTGGACGCAAACAAGCCCTGGGAACTGGCCAAGCAGGACGGCATGGACGCGCGCCTGCAGGACGTGTGCACGACCTGCATCGAGGCCTTCCGCGTGCTCGCCATCTACCTCAAGCCCGTGCTGCCCGCCCTGGCCGCGCAGGTCGAAGCCTTCCTGAACGTCGCGCCGCTCGCCTTTGCCGATGCGCAGACGCTGCTGGGCGCCGGCCACACCATCGGCACCTACCAGCATTTGATGCAGCGCGTGGACGTGAAGCAACTCGACGCCCTGTTCGAGCCGCCCGCGGCGCCTGAGCCCGAAAAGACCGTGCCCGGCGGCGAGGAGATCGCGCCCACCATCACCATCGACGACTTCGCCAAGATCGACCTGCGCATCGCGCAGATCGTGAACTGCGAGCCGGTCGAAGGCTCGACCAAGCTGCTGCGCCTGACGCTCGATGTGGGCGAAGGCCGCCACCGGAATGTGTTCAGCGGCATCGCCAGCGCCTACCAGCCCGCCGACCTGATCGGCAAGCTCACCGTGATGGTGGCCAACCTCGCCCCGCGCAAGATGAAGTTCGGCATCAGCGAGGGCATGGTGCTGGCCGCCAGCCATGGTGATGAGAAGGCCCATCCGGGTATCCACGTGCTGGAACCCTGGCCTGGCGCCACGCCAGGTATGCGCGTTCGCTGA